Below is a genomic region from Anoplolepis gracilipes chromosome 1, ASM4749672v1, whole genome shotgun sequence.
cgattcttttaaatttctcacaacaagtctcaacaaattagcatcttttctcagtaaagataaattaaaaattttacaatctgaatatcaaaatttgcggGTAGAAGACTTTGATTTGTTAACGCGAAAAGGTGTCTTTCCGtacgaatatatcgattgtgtagataaattgcacgatacatgtttacctccgcgcgaattattttacagttccttgaccgatgacacagtatccgagagcgattacgcgcacgccgaGACTGTTTGGAACCGATTCTCCATtagaacgctaggcgaatatagcgatctatatttaaaaatcgatgtcttgttattaggcgatgtttttgaaaattttcgtgacaattgtatcaagagttacggGCTCGACCCTGCGCATTATTATACTCTGCCCGGATACACGTGGGATGCCATGTTGaagcatacaaatattaagtttgaattgctcactgacatcgatatggtaatgtttatagaacgaggtatacgcggtggtttgagtcaatgttccaacagatacgcgcatgctaataacaagtacatgcagtcataCGACCCATTGAAACCGTCATCGTATCTAATgtatttcgatataaataatttatacggatgggcaatgtgtcaacctttGCCTTACGCTAGttttcaatgggtcgacaatatatgcaattttgatctatcatcgatcgcggCCGATTCGCCTACAGGCtatatcctcgaagtcgatctcgagtaccCGCAACATCTTCACGACGCGCATACTGacttaccgttttgtccgacgcGTGACAAACCACCcgacaagagagagaacaagttgctcgcgaccttatacgataagaaacgatacgtaatacactaccgcaatctgcagcaatgtacgcgacacggtcttcgcgttacaaaaattcatcgcatattacaattcgcgcaatctccatggttacgtacatatattgaattaaacacacaatttagaacaatggcgaaaaatgattttgaaaagaatttatacaaattaatgaataatgcagttttcggcaaaacgatggaaaatgtgcgcaatcgcgtagatgtaaaacttataacaaaatgggacgataggtacggcgcagaggcaatgatcgcgaaaccaaattttcatagcaggagcgttttttcggaaaatttaatcgctgtgGAATTGCGTAGACTCGAGGTGAATTTTTACAAACCAATctatgtaggtatgtgtatacttgatgtatccaagatgtgtttgtacgattttcatcacgattacatgattccaacgtataaagaaaaatgtaaagtcatgtacaccgacacggatagtctcatatatcacattgagtgcgaagacgtgtacgagaatatgaagcgCGACATCGGCAAGTTCgacacgagcgactatgcgatagacaatgcgtacggtataccgctcgtgaataaaaaggtaccgggtctgatgaaggatgaaaacaacggtatgataatgacagaatttgtcgggcttagagcaaaaatgtatgcgctaAAAATAGATGGTAaaaaggatacgaaaaaggtaaaaggtgtcAAGAATAGCGTCGTCGCGAAAACGATAACATTTGACGATTACATgcagtgtttgaacgaaggaaTTGAAATGACGCGACAGCAATCgagtataagatcaaaaatgcataaagtatataccatgcggcagaaaaaaattgctctaagtccacacgatgataaacggtatataatacctaaaagtatcgatacgctaccatgggggcattacagaataccgttgtaaaaaagaaaaaaagtgtatatatttgaa
It encodes:
- the LOC140671091 gene encoding uncharacterized protein, coding for MNDCAIRLPSDKDKWLAFNNYNRKEQVPFVVYADLECVLRKTDKEEEAEKNVYQHHQVFSIAYYVHCSYDNSLSAYHSRREANCVAWFAEELKNLATSVKTILSTNLPMINLTREELEKFNSATQCHICEKPLVEDDTRVHDHCHLTGRYRGPAHSNCNLNYKESFYIPIIFHNLSGYDSHFIIEEIATAFEGRIDLLPITKEKYVSFTKDVKLTEDNSRNHIKLRFIDSFKFLTTSLNKLASFLSKDKLKILQSEYQNLRVEDFDLLTRKGVFPYEYIDCVDKLHDTCLPPRELFYSSLTDDTVSESDYAHAETVWNRFSIRTLGEYSDLYLKIDVLLLGDVFENFRDNCIKSYGLDPAHYYTLPGYTWDAMLKHTNIKFELLTDIDMVMFIERGIRGGLSQCSNRYAHANNKYMQSYDPLKPSSYLMYFDINNLYGWAMCQPLPYASFQWVDNICNFDLSSIAADSPTGYILEVDLEYPQHLHDAHTDLPFCPTRDKPPDKRENKLLATLYDKKRYVIHYRNLQQCTRHGLRVTKIHRILQFAQSPWLRTYIELNTQFRTMAKNDFEKNLYKLMNNAVFGKTMENVRNRVDVKLITKWDDRYGAEAMIAKPNFHSRSVFSENLIAVELRRLEVNFYKPIYVGMCILDVSKMCLYDFHHDYMIPTYKEKCKVMYTDTDSLIYHIECEDVYENMKRDIGKFDTSDYAIDNAYGIPLVNKKVPGLMKDENNGMIMTEFVGLRAKMYALKIDGKKDTKKVKGVKNSVVAKTITFDDYMQCLNEGIEMTRQQSSIRSKMHKVYTMRQKKIALSPHDDKRYIIPKSIDTLPWGHYRIPL